The DNA segment GGCATTGATGGGGATCATGGCCTCTCGCCGGACAATATTCTCGTCCAAAAAAGATAATCTGCAAATGCAGCTTGTTCCAAATTTCCGCGGGGAAAATGCGTTTCAAATCTCGCTCGGTCTGCACCACATTTTTGCCACTGGACAATCCCCATCGATAGGCGAGACGGTGAATATGCGTATCCACGGGAAATGCCGGCACGCCAAAAGCCTGAGCCATCACCACCGACGCCGTCTTGTGTCCCACGCCGGGCAATGCTTCCAAACCCTCATAAGATTGGGGCACCTCGCCATCGTGTTCATCCAGCAAAATACGGGACAAATCGAAAATCGCCTGCGCTTTGCGAGGTGCCAACCCACACGGACGGATAATACCTTCAATTTCTTCAACCGACAGCGCAATCATTTTCTCTGGCGTATCTGCCCTTGCAAACAGAACGGGCGTCACCTGATTGACCCGCACATCGGTACACTGCGCCGATAACAACACCGCGACCAGCAGCGTATAAGCACTTCCGTGTCTCAGCGATCCTTCGGGATCGGGATATAATTCGTCTAAAATCTCGGCAATTCTTTCGGCTTTCTCGGCTTTACTAAAACGCTTTTTCAAATTCATCCTCCACACAAATTGAAAACTAATCGCCCGTCTGTGGCGCAAACCCTCTGGGAGCTTTCATTTTATGGATCAACAACTGAACACCAATCGTCATCAGAATAACCATACTACCCATCAAATAGGGCAATCGCGCATTGAAATGCTCGGCAACAAGACCGCCGAGAAGCGGACCAAATAAAAATCCACTCCCAACAATCGCTTCGTGAATACCCGTGCGGCGGCCTCCCGGGCCTTCGGCGTATAAACTGTAAAAAATACTCGCCGTAAACGTCACCCCAATCAGCACACCCAGCAGCAAAAAACCACATGCAAAAACAATCGGCTGTGTACCTATCCCGATCAAACCGAGACCTAAAGCGCCCAAAAGCTGAGCAAAAATAATAGGCGACATGCGAAATTGCCATCGGTCTGTCCGCGACATGAAATAAAAAACCGCAAGTTGGGTCAAAGCGATCAGCGCGAGCAAAAACCCCAGTAAATCCGGTGAAATGCCGAGATCCGTCGCCAATTTTGGAAAGAGCGCACGTATAAGCCCAATCGCAAAAAACGTTGCAAAATTAGCCAGCAATGCAAGAGGAAAAAAATGTCCCGACGTCGCAACAACCGAGCTTGTAGCCGCAACACCAGGCTCCGATTCCAAAATGGGAACGACGATCAGCCCCAGAAATAACAGAAGCACGAAAAAACCAGACAAAATAAATCCGCTAAACGGGTGGAATGCGAACAACACACCACCTGCGGCTGGGCCAACAAACACGCCCAATGTCCACGCCACATTGAATCGCCCCAACGCGGGCAAGAGCACATCTCGCGATTTCCCGCGCCCAAGATAGGCTTGCATCGGCGGCCAATAATGTGCAATAGCAACAGCAGTAAGCACAGAAAGCAAAATAAAGTGCCAGATGCGATTGACACCAATATAGCCCACAAAAGCCAGAAAAAGACAAAAACTCCCAATTCTCATAATCTGGCGATAGCCCATCCGGTCTGAAAGGCGGCCTGAAACGAGACTGGTCACAGAATAAGCCAATGCCCCCCAGGCATTGATGTGCCCGAGATCGTCATAAGTCGCACCGAATTGCAGGGCGTATAATGGAACGCAAATGCCCACAATGGAAAAACAGCTATCCATTAAAAAGGCACTGACATACAAAAAAGTATCTTTTTTCACAAAAGGAGATATCTCCTACAAAAAAAGGGACTCACAAAGAGTCCCTTTTTATTTTTCACAAAAAGCATTGTGCTACATTTACTGTGCCTCTTCTTCTCCACCGCCCATTGGATTGAGGATGCGATCAATCTGGTCTTCGGCGTATTTCTTGTATTGGCGATTCCCAAGCGCTTTTTTGTAGTGCGAAATCGCTCTTTCTTTTTGACCAAGCTCGCGATAACAATCGCCCAGAATGACATTGGCTGGCACTCTCCATTTAGAAGAAGACACGGCTTTATTGGCGTGAGCAATGGCATTTTGGTATTGCTTGAGTCCAAAATAAGGCTCAGATATCCGATAGTTTGCCTCGGGAGTATTCTTAATCCCCAGTGCCCTTTTGTAGGAAGCAACGGCATTTGTGTACTGCCTACCATCTGAGTAGGCTTTGCCAAGTGCTGTGTGAACATCTGCATTTTTGGGGTCAACCTGTGCCGCTTTTGTAAGCACGGAAATTGCTTTGCTATTTTGCTTCATCGCCTGATAGACTACTGCCAGATTCAGGCGGGACTTCGTATCTTTTGCATCGGCTTGAATCGCATTTAAGTACGCCCTTGCTGCACTGCTATTTTTCCCGGTCGCCCTGAAGAGATCGCCCAAACCGCGATGAGCTTTGCCATAGTTCGGATTCAGCTCAATGGCTGTTTCAAGCGCTTCGCGCGCGGCATTTACATTGCGCGCACTTCTATGTGCCAGGCCCAAATTGTAAAATACGGTCGCATCCGAAGGATCGACTTGCGTGGCACTTTCATACTGAGCCGCGGCTGCCTTGTAATTGCGCCGCCTGAACAACGTGGTGCCTTCTTGAAGATAAGCCACCTTTAACCTATCCCGTGCTTTGCCGTCGGCAAAATTGGGATCAATCGACAGCACCTTTTGCATGCTCGCCTGGGCACCTGTATAATCTTTGGTCTGCAATTGCAATTCGCCCATCTCAAAATAAGCGGCTGCGTAATCCGACTTAATCGAAGTCGCCATTTGATAAGCTTCAATGGCCTTTGAGTAATTGCGCAGCTTTCGGTATGTCGTGCCTATCGCGCGATATGCCTGCGCGTTTTTGGCATCGATTTTTACAGCTTCCTCAAAGGCTACGAGTGCTCTTTGATACTGTCTCTTTTTGTATAACTCCTGTCCAGCATTATACTTTTCAGCCGATTCGGGACTCACCCCCTGTGCAAGAGCAGAACTGGCCATCAGCACAGACAATGAAAGCATCGCAAGAAAGGAACGCATTTGCATGGGGAATCTCCTGTATTTTGAACCTTTACAAAGACTTAAAATTCGGATTAGGCAGTATATATTGTAAAATTTCCTCGTATATGTCAAGCACTGTTTACATATTTACACAAAAAAGGCCATTGTACACCTTGCACAATGGCCTTTGGCAAACTAAAATAGCCACCTCAGTTCAAGCGGAAAGACATCGGTTGTGTCATCCAAACAGAAACCGGTTTGTCATTTTGTTGGGCTGGTTCAAACCTGAATTGCAGAACAGCATCAATCGCTGCTTGCCGGAAAATTTCTTGACCTCTAAGCACGGTCACATTGCTTACCCGACCATTCTTATCAACCAAAAACTTCAAAAACACTTTTCCAGTCAACCCGGCTTTGCGGGCAATTTCAGGATATTTAGGATTTACCTGATGTTTGACTTTTGGTTTTTGCTCAACCATATAAAACTCGAGGATTTCTTCTTCTTCCTCGTATGAACCCGGCGGCGGTGGCGGCGGCATATCGACCATTGCATCGTCAAAATCGAGATCCGTGCTCTCAATCGTCACGTCGTCGGGCACATCGTCGCTCTCTGTTTCAATTGGCACAGCAGGTCGCGGCGGCGGTGGTGGACGTTTGATCTGACGGGTTTCTGGAATATCCACATTTTCAATAATGATCTGTTTCTTCTGGCGATTACTCGCAGAGGCTTCAAAAGTTGGAAAAATAACAGCCACGGCGGTGTGAATGACAAACGTGATCAATGTGCAATACCCAAAAACCTTGTTATAAGAACGTCGCAAATCGGCTTCTGGTGCTTTCCCCCGAATCATTGCCATAGCTTACCCCTCTCGGTTGGTCGCAAAGTTGATGCGCAGCGCATCGGCCTTGCGCAATTCTTCCATTACACTGCTGATCAATCCATAAGGTGCGCGGTAGTCGCATTTGAGTGACACGACCATACGGGGATCTTTGACGCGACGATCGTAAAAAATCCCGGCTACCTGATCGATATTCGCCAGCTTGTCGTCAATATAGATTTTGCGATCAGCAGAAACCCATAAATAGTTGATGTGACGACGTTTCTTAAGCTCTTCAATTTTTTCGGCTTTGGGCATAATAATGCCCGTCACGCGAAAGCGGACAAAAACCGTAGAAACCATAAAGAAAATGAGCAGCAAAAAAGTAATGTCGGCCATAGATCCGGTCGGAATGCTATGTGAGACACCGCCTTTTTTCTTAAAATTCATGAGAACCTCCTGGACTCATTCACTGGGCGAGGCGAGCGAAATTTTATCTGCCCCTGACAATTTAATCTCGTCGAGCACATCGATAAATTGCTCATAGGGCGTTTCTTCGTCTGCCTTTAATGAAATGATCAGCTTATCATTTTGCGCCAATCGCTGCTCAATATCTGCTCGAAGCATATTCAACGGCACACTTTGTTCCAAATTGATGAGAATATCCCCATTGACATTGACCCAGATATTGCAAATGTTCTTCTTCTGGATTTTCTTGGACTCGCCCGGCGGAGGCAAGTGCATACCAATGCCCTTATCCTGGTTCATCGTGGTAGTCACCAGAAAAAACACCAGCAACAAAAACACGATATCTGCCATAGACCCGGTGGGGATTTCAGGTGAAGATTTTTCGCGTCTCTGAAGGGCCATGTTTTAGTCCTCCTGGCCGTAGCCCAATTGAATCAGGTCATCGACGAATTGATTGGAACTTTCCTGGAGATCGATGATGATCTTGTCAATTTTTGACAGGAAGAAGTTGTATGAAGCCTGCACTGGAATAGCAACCACCAGACCCGAAGCTGTTGTAATCAAAGCTTCAGAAATACCGCCAGCCACAACACTGGGATCAACATCGCCAGCAGCGGCGATATCGTTAAAAGCCCGGATCATACCCGACACAGTACCGAGGAAGCCGACGAGAGGTGCCAGGTTTGCGACTGTGGAAAGCCACACGAGACCACGCTCGAGAAAAGCCATTTCGATAGCACCGGATTCTTCAATTGACTTTTCCACATGCTCAATACCGCGATCCAAACGCAACAACCCTGCGTGCAACACCGTAGCGACCGGGCCGCGCGTATTAGAACACAACTCAGCAGCACCTTCTGGCCCATTCTGCTTGAGGGCATCCTGAAGCTCTACCATAAACTCTTTGGCATTGATATGTGCCTTAAAAAGCGTGTAGAAGCGCTCAATAATCACCACAACGCCAAAAAACAACATCACCAGCAACGGATACATAAAGTTTCCGCCTTTAATAAAAAGATCAACCATGCCACATCTCCCGGGTTAGGTTATGAACTGCGAAAAATGGATTAACAACACAAAAGCCTTTTACTTCTTACCTTCTGTTTCCACCTCCTCCTTTTTCTTTTTACTACCTTCAAAAAATTCTCGACGCTTCTTTTCTTCTTCGGTCAGAGGTGGATCAAGTGTTTGGATCATTGCGTTGGCATTGCCCTTCCACTGAGGATCTTTCAACGCCCTTCTATACCATATCAAGGCATTGATCGAATCC comes from the Gemmatimonadota bacterium genome and includes:
- a CDS encoding tetratricopeptide repeat protein yields the protein MQMRSFLAMLSLSVLMASSALAQGVSPESAEKYNAGQELYKKRQYQRALVAFEEAVKIDAKNAQAYRAIGTTYRKLRNYSKAIEAYQMATSIKSDYAAAYFEMGELQLQTKDYTGAQASMQKVLSIDPNFADGKARDRLKVAYLQEGTTLFRRRNYKAAAAQYESATQVDPSDATVFYNLGLAHRSARNVNAAREALETAIELNPNYGKAHRGLGDLFRATGKNSSAARAYLNAIQADAKDTKSRLNLAVVYQAMKQNSKAISVLTKAAQVDPKNADVHTALGKAYSDGRQYTNAVASYKRALGIKNTPEANYRISEPYFGLKQYQNAIAHANKAVSSSKWRVPANVILGDCYRELGQKERAISHYKKALGNRQYKKYAEDQIDRILNPMGGGEEEAQ
- a CDS encoding MFS transporter; translation: MKKDTFLYVSAFLMDSCFSIVGICVPLYALQFGATYDDLGHINAWGALAYSVTSLVSGRLSDRMGYRQIMRIGSFCLFLAFVGYIGVNRIWHFILLSVLTAVAIAHYWPPMQAYLGRGKSRDVLLPALGRFNVAWTLGVFVGPAAGGVLFAFHPFSGFILSGFFVLLLFLGLIVVPILESEPGVAATSSVVATSGHFFPLALLANFATFFAIGLIRALFPKLATDLGISPDLLGFLLALIALTQLAVFYFMSRTDRWQFRMSPIIFAQLLGALGLGLIGIGTQPIVFACGFLLLGVLIGVTFTASIFYSLYAEGPGGRRTGIHEAIVGSGFLFGPLLGGLVAEHFNARLPYLMGSMVILMTIGVQLLIHKMKAPRGFAPQTGD
- the nth gene encoding endonuclease III, which encodes MNLKKRFSKAEKAERIAEILDELYPDPEGSLRHGSAYTLLVAVLLSAQCTDVRVNQVTPVLFARADTPEKMIALSVEEIEGIIRPCGLAPRKAQAIFDLSRILLDEHDGEVPQSYEGLEALPGVGHKTASVVMAQAFGVPAFPVDTHIHRLAYRWGLSSGKNVVQTERDLKRIFPAEIWNKLHLQIIFFGREYCPARGHDPHQCRICSAYGRRSLL
- a CDS encoding energy transducer TonB, coding for MAMIRGKAPEADLRRSYNKVFGYCTLITFVIHTAVAVIFPTFEASASNRQKKQIIIENVDIPETRQIKRPPPPPRPAVPIETESDDVPDDVTIESTDLDFDDAMVDMPPPPPPGSYEEEEEILEFYMVEQKPKVKHQVNPKYPEIARKAGLTGKVFLKFLVDKNGRVSNVTVLRGQEIFRQAAIDAVLQFRFEPAQQNDKPVSVWMTQPMSFRLN
- a CDS encoding biopolymer transporter ExbD yields the protein MNFKKKGGVSHSIPTGSMADITFLLLIFFMVSTVFVRFRVTGIIMPKAEKIEELKKRRHINYLWVSADRKIYIDDKLANIDQVAGIFYDRRVKDPRMVVSLKCDYRAPYGLISSVMEELRKADALRINFATNREG
- a CDS encoding MotA/TolQ/ExbB proton channel family protein — protein: MVDLFIKGGNFMYPLLVMLFFGVVVIIERFYTLFKAHINAKEFMVELQDALKQNGPEGAAELCSNTRGPVATVLHAGLLRLDRGIEHVEKSIEESGAIEMAFLERGLVWLSTVANLAPLVGFLGTVSGMIRAFNDIAAAGDVDPSVVAGGISEALITTASGLVVAIPVQASYNFFLSKIDKIIIDLQESSNQFVDDLIQLGYGQED
- a CDS encoding biopolymer transporter ExbD, whose translation is MALQRREKSSPEIPTGSMADIVFLLLVFFLVTTTMNQDKGIGMHLPPPGESKKIQKKNICNIWVNVNGDILINLEQSVPLNMLRADIEQRLAQNDKLIISLKADEETPYEQFIDVLDEIKLSGADKISLASPSE